A part of Desulfomicrobium baculatum DSM 4028 genomic DNA contains:
- a CDS encoding methyl-accepting chemotaxis protein, whose product MNNTGMLSTLRGKITATILTLLALNAAGLIWIALTASSAISPLTWGVAGIILLVTAGIGAAALKILHREAQRGIADINAVFQNIQGQEADLSCTMEDLDNPDLKHISVCYNGFLASVRELVERIRRMGIDIALDSTRMAKSVFDTRNKTAAQGSIAEEVAVASNEANAAIAEIAQNTQYVAEKTTSNLNTAHRSHTELQDVTDKIHKINAIVESFRNTVDDLGASSANILSIVTIINGISEQTNLLSLNATIEAARAGEHGKGFAVVAEEVRELSRRIKPATEEISNNIGAMVKIVERTQTETAQILDYAKDTDQVVTAATVNFERMIEDFETANDQLIKIAAAIEELSTNNNDVTEKVNNINALSQEIAGDMNSSATSVDALNSVTEQMLELVARFKTGEGKFDTVIDTAKDIRDDYQTRIQSMKDRGINVFDTQYKPVPNTSPQKYVTAFSDAFVKEMQSVVDEAQKRIPGTIYCLAIDRKGYLPIHHGAVSKPMTGDPAKDLLYSRHQRVYQNNRTEQRRCSHTDPLLLQTYMRDTGEILNDLSMPIFVDGKHWGAFIMGFDPRAMFSGS is encoded by the coding sequence ATGAATAATACAGGCATGCTCTCCACGCTGCGAGGCAAGATAACAGCGACAATCCTGACCCTGCTGGCCCTCAATGCCGCAGGCCTGATCTGGATCGCCCTCACGGCAAGCTCCGCCATCTCGCCGCTGACTTGGGGCGTGGCAGGGATCATCCTGCTCGTGACTGCGGGCATCGGAGCCGCGGCGCTGAAGATTCTGCACCGCGAGGCGCAGCGGGGCATCGCCGACATAAACGCCGTGTTCCAGAACATCCAGGGCCAGGAGGCCGACCTGTCCTGCACCATGGAAGACCTGGACAACCCGGACTTGAAGCACATCTCGGTCTGCTACAACGGCTTTTTGGCGAGCGTGCGCGAACTGGTGGAAAGAATTCGCAGGATGGGCATCGACATCGCCCTCGACAGCACGCGCATGGCCAAGTCCGTGTTCGACACCAGGAACAAGACTGCGGCCCAGGGCTCCATCGCCGAGGAAGTGGCCGTGGCCAGCAACGAGGCCAACGCGGCCATCGCCGAAATCGCGCAGAACACGCAGTATGTGGCCGAAAAAACCACCAGCAACCTGAACACCGCCCACCGGTCGCACACCGAACTCCAGGACGTCACGGACAAGATCCACAAGATCAACGCCATCGTCGAATCCTTCCGCAACACCGTGGACGACCTAGGCGCGAGCTCCGCCAACATCCTGAGCATCGTGACCATCATCAACGGCATCTCCGAACAGACCAACCTGTTGTCCCTGAACGCCACCATCGAGGCGGCCCGGGCCGGCGAACACGGCAAGGGTTTTGCCGTGGTGGCCGAAGAAGTGCGCGAACTCTCGCGCAGGATCAAGCCCGCCACGGAAGAAATATCCAACAATATCGGAGCCATGGTCAAAATCGTCGAACGCACCCAGACCGAGACCGCGCAGATCCTGGATTACGCCAAGGACACGGACCAGGTCGTGACCGCGGCCACGGTCAATTTCGAACGCATGATCGAAGATTTTGAAACAGCCAACGACCAGTTGATCAAAATCGCGGCCGCCATCGAAGAATTGTCGACCAACAACAACGACGTCACCGAGAAAGTCAACAACATCAACGCACTCAGTCAAGAAATCGCCGGAGACATGAACTCTTCGGCCACCTCGGTGGACGCTTTGAACTCCGTCACCGAGCAGATGCTCGAACTGGTGGCCAGGTTCAAGACCGGAGAAGGAAAATTCGACACGGTCATCGATACGGCCAAAGATATCCGCGACGATTATCAGACCCGAATTCAGAGCATGAAGGATCGGGGCATTAATGTCTTCGACACGCAGTACAAGCCGGTGCCGAACACCTCGCCCCAGAAATACGTCACCGCCTTCAGCGATGCCTTTGTCAAGGAGATGCAAAGCGTCGTCGACGAAGCGCAGAAAAGAATCCCGGGGACCATCTATTGCCTTGCCATCGACCGCAAAGGCTACCTGCCCATCCATCACGGAGCCGTGTCCAAGCCCATGACCGGCGACCCGGCCAAGGACCTGCTCTACAGCAGGCACCAACGCGTCTACCAGAACAACCGCACCGAACAGCGCAGATGCTCGCACACCGACCCGCTCCTGCTGCAAACCTACATGCGCGACACCGGCGAAATATTAAACGACCTGTCCATGCCCATCTTTGTCGACGGCAAGCACTGGGGCGCCTTCATCATGGGCTTTGACCCGCGAGCCATGTTCAGCGGATCTTGA
- the pdxT gene encoding pyridoxal 5'-phosphate synthase glutaminase subunit PdxT: MRIGILALQGAFAEHAEMLGSFGVRAGLVRTPAQLEGLDGLILPGGESTSMRRLAGQFGLDAALRDFGATRPVWGVCAGLILVAARVDGEEPFLGLMDMGVARNAYGRQQESFVSGLSFADLPDSRPYPGVFIRAPRVLETGPGVTVLARQGEAPVALRQGHLMATAFHPELTADGRVHGYFLELCADQAKRVAAG, from the coding sequence ATGCGCATCGGCATTCTGGCCCTGCAGGGCGCCTTTGCCGAACATGCCGAAATGCTCGGGTCATTCGGAGTGCGGGCCGGACTGGTCCGCACTCCTGCGCAGCTGGAGGGCCTTGACGGGCTTATCCTGCCCGGCGGCGAGAGCACGAGCATGCGGCGTTTGGCAGGACAATTCGGGCTTGACGCCGCCTTGCGCGATTTCGGGGCGACCCGGCCGGTCTGGGGCGTCTGCGCGGGGCTCATCCTTGTGGCGGCCAGAGTGGACGGCGAGGAGCCCTTTCTGGGGCTGATGGACATGGGGGTCGCGCGCAATGCCTACGGACGCCAGCAGGAGAGTTTTGTATCCGGCCTGTCTTTTGCGGATCTCCCGGATTCCCGGCCCTACCCGGGCGTGTTCATTCGCGCTCCGCGCGTGCTTGAAACGGGCCCGGGCGTTACGGTCCTGGCCCGTCAGGGAGAGGCTCCGGTGGCTTTGCGTCAGGGGCATCTCATGGCCACGGCCTTTCATCCGGAATTGACCGCAGACGGGCGCGTGCATGGCTATTTTCTTGAATTGTGCGCAGATCAGGCAAAGAGAGTCGCGGCCGGATGA